GAGGCTTTGAACACGTTTGCAATGATGGAGGCAACCTCGCCGGCGGCGGAATTGCGGAAATCTCAGAAGCTGCCGGAACTTCTGCAGGCGGCTTTTGCGGTCTTAATCTCCTGATTGGTCTGCCTTTGATCTCGGCAGGCAACATCATTCTTTTATGCCGAGCAAACGGAGTGCCCGCGAGGCTTGGTCTTGAAATCGATAGAGTATTTTCCATACACTCATTCAATCCACTTGAGGGTCGGTAATGCAAGCTGAAACGGGTGCTGTGGTCGAATGATAGGGGTTATCCACATTTGAGGCGTGTCGCAACCTGAATCGTCGAACCGTACACATTCATCCACAAAAAACACCTCAAATCAGCATCAATCATCGAAAATGTATACGAAATGATAAGTAAATGATGAAAATAAATGATAATCAATATAAACAAATAATAAAATAACTTCAAAAGCTTGACGGCATCGGCAGATAAACAAAACTGGCCTGCAACCAAATCAAAGAGGTTGCAGGCCAGTTATCAGTTAACTAGCGATTGGCCGATAGAAACGACCAATCAGCCAATCAATCAGTCATCGAACGGGTCGAAGTCGCGGCGGACACGGCGACGCGGGCGCTCGCTGCGCTCTTCGCGGTCCTCACGATATTCGTCATAGTGATCGTCGGTCGCGTAGCGCGGGTTGCGGTCGTTGCGACGGCCACCACGGTAGCCGCCACCACGGCGTCCTTCGTGACGGTCAGAACGACGGTAATCGTCACGGTCCTCACGACGGCGGCGCGGACGATCCTCGAAGTCAGCATCATCAGCGGGATCCTCGCGGTCACGTCCACGGCGATCATCACGGTCTGAACGGCGACGGTCATCACGGTCATCACGCTCCTCACGACGGCGGCGCGGACGATCCTCGAAGTCGGCGTCGTCGCGATCCTCGCGCTCTTCACGTCCACGGCTGGAACGACGGTCGTCACGATCATCGCGGTCTGAACGGCGACGGTCATCACGGTCACGTCCGTGGCCGCGATAGCCACGCCCGCCACGGTCGTCACGGTCATGGTCGCGGCGTCCGCCACGACCACCGCCGCGTGGGCCGGATTCCTGATCCTCGAAACCTGGAATAGCCAGCGAGATCTTACCGCGGTCGTCGACGCCCTGGACGGTCACCTCAACGGTGTCGCCTTCCTTCAGCACGTCTTCGACCGCGTCGATACGCTCGCCGTTGGTCAGGTTGCGAATCTGCGAGATGTGCAACAGGCCGTCGGTGCCGGGAGTCAGATTGACGAACGCGCCGAAGCTCGTGGTCTTGACGACCTTGCCGTTGAAGTTCTCGCCGACAGCGGGAACGTGCGGATGCGCAATCGCATCGATGGTCTCCTTGGCCTTCTCGGCTCCGTCGCCGCCTTCGGAAGCGATGTAGACAGTACCGTCATCCTCAACAGAGACGTCGGCTCCGGTCTCTTCCTGGATCTGGTTGATCATCTTGCCCTTGGGCCCGATAATCTCGCCGATCTTGTCGACCGGAACGGTGGTGGTGAGAATGCGCGGAGCGTACGGGCTCATCTCGGCCGGAGCGTCGATGCACTCGTTGATGACCTCGAGGATCGTGGTGCGGGCTTCCTTCGCCTGCTGAAGAGCTGCGGCCAGAACGTCGGCGGGGATGCCGTCGAGCTTGGTGTCGAGCTGGAGCGCGGTGATGAATTCGGAAGTGCCGGCGACCTTGAAGTCCATATCGCCGAACGCGTCTTCGGCGCCCAGGATGTCGGTCAGGGTCTTGTAGATGTGCTTGCCGTCGATGTCACCGGAAATAAGGCCCATCGCGATGCCCGCGACAGGAGCCTTCAGCGGAACGCCCGCGTCGAGCAGCGACAGCGTGGAGGCGCAGACGGATCCCATGGAAGTCGAGCCGTTGGAACCGATGGCCTCGGAGACCTGACGGATGGCGTACGGGAAGTCTTCCTTGCTGGGAAGCACCGGCACGAGCGCCTTTTCGGCGAGCGCACCATGGCCGACCTCGCGACGCTTCGGGGAACCGACGCGGCCGGTCTCACCGGTGGAATACGGCGGCATCTCGTAGTTGTGCATGTAACGCTTGGTCTGCGGGCCAGAGATGGAATCGAGCGTCTGCTCCATCTTCAACATGTTGAGCGTGGTGACGCCCAAAATCTGGGTCTCGCCGCGCTGGAAGAGTGCGGAGCCGTGCACGCGCGGCACGATGCCGACCTCGGCGGAAAGCGTGCGGATGTCGCGCAGGCCGCGGCCGTCGATACGGAAGTCCTCAGTCAGGACGCGACGGCGCACAATCTGGCGCTGCAGCTCCTTGAAGGCGTTGCCGAGTTCCTTTTCTTTTTCGGCGTCGTCCATATCGGTGAATTCGTCGGCGAGCTTGGCGCGGACGTCTTCCTTGATCTCGTGGATGCGCTCCTGACGCGGCAGCTTGGCCGCGATGGAAAGGGCATCGTTCAAATCAGCATGAGCAATCTCGTCGATGCGCTTGTAGAGCTCGTCCGTATATTCCGGGAAGAGCTGGAACTCCTTGTCGTTGGTCTTGCCGGCCTTCTCCTTGAGCTCGTTCTGAGCCTCGCAGATGACCTTGATGAACGGCTTGGCGGCTTCGAGGCCACCGGCGACGACTTCCTCGTCCGGCTTTTGCTGACCCTCGTCGTAGATGAGGTTCCAGGCGTTCTTGCCGGCGCCAGCCTCGATCATAGCGATGGCAACGTCACCGTTTTCGATGACACGGCCAGCCACGACGATCTCGAAGACCGCACGGTCACGCTCGCTCCAGCGCGGGAAGGCGACCCACTGGCCGTCGACCAGCGCCAGGCGCACACCGGAGACCGGGCCTTCGAAAGGCAGGCCGGAAATCATGGTGGAGGCGGAAGCGGCGTTCAAAGCGATCATGTCGTAGGCATCGTCCGGATTGCAGGCGAGGACGGTCTCAACGACCTGGACCTCGTTGCGCAGCGTGTGTGGGAAAAGCGGACGCAGCGGACGGTCAATGATGCGGCAGGCGAGGATGGCATCGTTCGAAGGACGGCCTTCACGACGGAAGAAGGAGCCTGGGATCTTGCCTGCGGCGTACATCTTCTCTTCCACATCGACGGTGAGCGGGAAGAAATCGTAATTTTCCTTCGGGCTGCTGCCGGCGGTGGTGGTCGAAAGGACCATCGAATCGTCATCGAGGTAGGCGGCTACAGCGCCGTCCGCCTGCTGGGCCAAACGGCCCGTCTCGAAGCGCAAGGTGCGCTTGCCAAATGTTCCATTATCAATAACGGCCTCTACGGCCTTAATTTCGGGACCCTCCAAGGGTTCCTCCTTTGTTTAATTTCTACTATCCAACATACTGCAAAATGCTTTGTCAACGTCCGAACCTGTTCTTTTTGCAAGGCTTACCTGGCCTCACCAACGTTGGTGTCGGCACATTGACTTTCACTTCTCAGTCTGAAGCAGCATTGACGGCTCTCACGCCGGAACACATATTCAGATATTTCAATTATCGACCCTCACCTTAGGGTCGTCGGTATTTCTTCACACGCGAACATTTCTAGACGTTTACCAACGTCTATGTCCGTTTCCAGCCTCTGAAAAAGCCCGAGCACGAAGCCCGGGCATAAAATGCTATCGACGAAGACCAAGACGCTCGACCAAGGAGCGGTAACGGTTGATGTCGACCTTCTTCAGGTAATTGAGAAGACGACGACGATCGCCGACCATCAGCAGCAGGCCACGACGAGAGTGGTTATCGTGCTGGTGGGTCTTCAGGTGCTCGGTCAGATCGGAGATACGCTTGCTCAGCAGCGCAACCTGAACCTCGGGAGATCCCGTGTCGCCTTCGTGCGTCGCATACTTGGTTACGATCTCATGCTTTTCTTCAGCCGTAAGTGCCACGGCATCCTCCTTATAGTTGCTGCGCGGTGCCGTCGGCACGATGCCGAAGCGCTCTCTATCCGCGGGCGAATACACGCCAAGTTTCAAGTATAGGAATAGGTACGGATGAACGCGACGGGAGGCGCGCGTCAGACGGCGGCGAGCAGACCGCTGAAGAGAACGATCAAGAGGGCGATGCCTTCGATGACGAAGTACATCAGGAACGAGGCCCAGCTGCGGGTCAGCACGTTCAACGGCGAATCCTTCCTGATGCAGACAAGCAGGCCGACGAAAACGATCGCGTAGACACCCGCCGCGATCAACGCCGCGATGATGCCGAGGTTCGCCGCATTCGGCAGCATGGACGAAGAGCCGTACATGACGTAGGTGGAATACCAGAACTGGAATTTCAGAAGCGAGACCCCCGCGATCAGCTGTTCGAAAGCCAGCAGAAGCAGGAACAGGATACGCCACAGCCATGCATGCGCCTCCACGAACGAAAGCGCGAAAGTGGCTAGGGCGAAGACAGTCACCGCCCACGAGACCAGCGCGGCACCCTGAGGCGCAAACGGGCTCAGTAGCTTGACGATCTGCGCGGTATGGCGCACCGCGAGCACACGCCCGAACCAGTACGGGGCAATGAGGGCGACCAGCAGGATGACCAGATAGACCACCCAAC
The window above is part of the Bifidobacterium sp. ESL0732 genome. Proteins encoded here:
- the rpsO gene encoding 30S ribosomal protein S15, with translation MALTAEEKHEIVTKYATHEGDTGSPEVQVALLSKRISDLTEHLKTHQHDNHSRRGLLLMVGDRRRLLNYLKKVDINRYRSLVERLGLRR
- a CDS encoding polyribonucleotide nucleotidyltransferase; the encoded protein is MEGPEIKAVEAVIDNGTFGKRTLRFETGRLAQQADGAVAAYLDDDSMVLSTTTAGSSPKENYDFFPLTVDVEEKMYAAGKIPGSFFRREGRPSNDAILACRIIDRPLRPLFPHTLRNEVQVVETVLACNPDDAYDMIALNAASASTMISGLPFEGPVSGVRLALVDGQWVAFPRWSERDRAVFEIVVAGRVIENGDVAIAMIEAGAGKNAWNLIYDEGQQKPDEEVVAGGLEAAKPFIKVICEAQNELKEKAGKTNDKEFQLFPEYTDELYKRIDEIAHADLNDALSIAAKLPRQERIHEIKEDVRAKLADEFTDMDDAEKEKELGNAFKELQRQIVRRRVLTEDFRIDGRGLRDIRTLSAEVGIVPRVHGSALFQRGETQILGVTTLNMLKMEQTLDSISGPQTKRYMHNYEMPPYSTGETGRVGSPKRREVGHGALAEKALVPVLPSKEDFPYAIRQVSEAIGSNGSTSMGSVCASTLSLLDAGVPLKAPVAGIAMGLISGDIDGKHIYKTLTDILGAEDAFGDMDFKVAGTSEFITALQLDTKLDGIPADVLAAALQQAKEARTTILEVINECIDAPAEMSPYAPRILTTTVPVDKIGEIIGPKGKMINQIQEETGADVSVEDDGTVYIASEGGDGAEKAKETIDAIAHPHVPAVGENFNGKVVKTTSFGAFVNLTPGTDGLLHISQIRNLTNGERIDAVEDVLKEGDTVEVTVQGVDDRGKISLAIPGFEDQESGPRGGGRGGRRDHDRDDRGGRGYRGHGRDRDDRRRSDRDDRDDRRSSRGREEREDRDDADFEDRPRRRREERDDRDDRRRSDRDDRRGRDREDPADDADFEDRPRRRREDRDDYRRSDRHEGRRGGGYRGGRRNDRNPRYATDDHYDEYREDREERSERPRRRVRRDFDPFDD